The genomic stretch CTCGCCTACGAGTTCCAATCTTCTTTCAAGTGCAATGGCATCGCGCATACTGGCTTTATCTGTTGCCGTGGTTTCCCCAAGATTCGCCCGATTCCTTACAAGGTCAAGATAGGTCTTGGCCAAGGGCGTTTTATCGTTCTCATTCAAACATTCTGCATATAACAATAGAACATCCGCATACCTTACCACATAATGGTTGTCCCCCCCATCACTGTTATTACTATTGGGAGAAGGGGTCCATTTATCGATATAGTACACATTGTTCGATACATTGATAAAATTCCTCCGCAAATCATCCGTTTCGTAGAGATCGTACAGGGAACTTTCCATTGCCATGGCACCCATACCCCCTTGGTTGTCAGGTTGCGTAAACAAGTAATAAAACCTGCTTCCCTCACTCATACCATCCAAATTCGAGGCATATTGGATACTAAAGACATCCTCGTCATTCCCTTCATTCTCCACTCCAAAGAGCCCTTCGATTGGGGCAAGGCCATATTTATTGGAATTCACAATAATTTCCAATTGATCCTCAGCTTGACCGAACAGTTGTCTTTTCATATAGTGTTTGGCCAAAATTGCCCTCGCCGCATATTGGTCAGCCCTACCTGTACTGTTGTTTTTGGGCAATAGTTCAATGGCATCCAGCAAATCTCTCTCGATTTGGTCATATATCTCGGCAACAGGGGTCCTGGTATCATCAAAGGCATTGGTCGGGTCGTCTATGGTCAATACCAATGGAACATCCCCATAGATAGTCGTCAGAATGTCATATAAAAATGCCCTGATGAATTTCATTTCACCTATACGGACACTTTTCAGGGACTCACTATCGTACACTACCTCATCAATAACATCCAAAACCGTATTCGCATATAAAATCCCTTCATAGCAATTTTCCCAGATACTACCGACAAATCCGTCGGTACTTGTCCATGAAAAATCCTCCAAGGACCTGGCGCCCCCATTTGAGTTTGGCGCTTGTATATAAGCATTATCCGTAGGAATCTCTCCCCAAAGAATCATATAGTAATCATAGAGCGCCTGTAATTCATTGTACGTGGCGTTCACTGTGGATTCCACATTATCCTGGTCTGTATAATAATTATCTGCCAATATTCCTGTTTCAGGAAACTGATCTAACTCGCTTTCACAAGCAATGCATAACAGCAGTGCTGATATGACAATAAATGTTCTTTTTATAATCATCGTTTTGTTTTTTTATTGAAATGATAGATTAATACCTGCAGAAATTAGTCTCGGAACACCAGTGGTTCCCTGGATGTGTCCCCTATTAAGTGGATTTCCCGTATTACCTCCATCCGGGTTCATCCCCCTGTAATCCGTCCAAGTATACAAGTTATTGGCGGATACATAAACCCTCAGGCTTTGAAGGTGCAGTTGCTCCAAAATTGTCTTTGGCAGGTTATACCCCAATTGTACACTCCTCAATCTTAAATAATCCGCATCCAATACATTATAGTTGGTTGGGTTTCTACTAGCCTTTCTTGTCGCTGTATTTCCATAGGCATCAGGCGGCGCCAAAAATCCATCGGGATTTCGAGTAGCATCCCAGTAATTGTTGAAATAGTAATAGTTGGTATTGGTAAAAGCTTCTCCATATTCCAAATAACGTGAGGTCATTTCATCAAATGCGACCCTACCCATGGTCCCATTAAAGTTCATGTTGAAGTCAAATCCTTTGTAGGCTAGGTTAATTCCAAAACCATAGGTCACTTCTGCATTGTAATCTCCCAAAAGTACCCTGTCGTTTGCATCTATTACGTCGTTCCCATCGGTATCCTGAAAGATATAATCTCCCACTTCCGCAGAGAGGGTAGTATTTTTTCTACTGGTATATTCCTGCACCTCTTCTTCCGATTTAAGGATTCCGATAATCTTGTAGCCATATAAGTTGGCCAATGATTCCCCGACCCTTGTAATAAATCTTTGGTTGCTTCCTTCATACAGTTCTTCGGCTCCACCGAGGGAAAGGATTTCATTGTTATTGGTTGCTAGATTGGCATTTAGTCCAAGGCTAAGGTCTCCAAACCTGAAGTCCGAGGCACTAAGGTTGAATTCCCAACCCTTGTTCCTCATTTCACCTATATTTTGCAATGATGTATTAAAGCCGGTATGTTTGGGTACCGGTCTATCCAAGAGAAGGTCTGTAATATCCGCGATATAATAGTCCACCCCCAATCTCACCTTGTTAAAGAAGGTGAAATCGGCACCAAAGTTATTGGACGTATTGGTTTCCCATCCCAAATTATAGGATGGTGCACTCGATGGTGCTGCCCCAGGATATAACGTACTGTCATAGGGATAATCCCTTCCCGTACTTATTGAGGCATATTGTGCATAGTTTCCTATTTGGTTATTCCCGGTCTCTCCCCAACTATAGCGTAGCTTGGCATAGGTTAAAATATCATTTTCAGGAAAGAAGGATTCATTGCTCAACACCCAACCCGCAGAGAAAGATCCAAAGGTACCGTACCTATTGTCCTTACCAAAGCGTGAGGACCCATCGGTTCTAATGGAACCAGACAGAAAATATGTATTGTCATAATTGTACATCAGCCTACCGAAATAGGAAAGTTGAGCCCATCTACTTCTGGAAGCACCTGCCGTCTGTACAGTTGACCCATCGATATTTTCAATGATATCATTGGGGAAATCATAACCGTCCACAGAAAGGGAAGTATAGGTACTTTTCTGGAAACTCTGTCCCAACAAGGCGTTGAACGAATGTTTCCCAGTCTCAAAAGTATAATTTGCCGTATTTTCAATCAGGATATCACCTTGGTCACTCCTGCTCTCCGATCCCTGTTGTGAATCCCTCTCGCTGATCAATTCCCTATAGGCTCCAGTCAACATGGGGGCATATTGATCTGTAAAGCTAGAATGGTACAGAAAGCCCAATGAGGTTTTCAGTTCCAAGTTTTTAATAGGCTCATAGGAGAGGTAAGTGTTCCCAAAAGTCCTGAACTCCCTTCTTTGGTATTTGGACAATTCTGCCATGGCCACGGGATTTTCCTGCATATTGGCATTGTAAGGCCTATTGGCCCGAATCTGTGCTTCTATATTATAGCCCGTGGGGTCTGTATCGTCATAGGCAGAAAAGAAAGGATACATATACACCATTGCCCTTCCTGCTGGGTCTATGGGGTAACGATACTGATTACTTCCGCCCGTGAGTCCCCGTTCCGCATAATATCCATTGACATTGACCCCATATTTAAAGTGTTTACCCAATCTGGTATTTACTTTGATATTGGCTGTATAACGTTGTTGATCAGCCGTAATCACAATACCTTCCTCATCCGTATACCCCAACGACACCGAATAATCGGTATTTTCATTGGCTCCAGAGACACCCACATGATAGTTTTGTACAACACCTGCCCTGTATACGGCATCTTCCCAGTCAAAATCGGTCAATCCTTGTTCATTGTTAAGGTAGGGAACGGTGTAATCAAGGATAAGTTCCCTAACATTGGCCCCATTGGCAATGCGTTCTTCCTCCGTATCGTTGATACTAACATTGGCATGGTTCTTCACGTATGCATTGTTACGGGCATCCTTAAAGAAGACCGCAGCATCATAGGCATTTAACAAATCATAGCTGCCCGTGCGCTCTTGGATTCCCATAACTGAACGTATCTCTACCGTTGTTTTTTTGCTCCTTCCCTTTTTGGTGGTAATCATGATAAGGCCATTGGCAGCACGGGAACCGTAAATGGCCGATGAAGCGGCATCCTTGATAACATCTATACTTTCAATGTCATTGGGGTTGAGCACGTTCAAGGAACTGCCTTCCGCCAATGGAAAACCATCCACGACCACCAAAGGATTGGCATCCCTGGTAATGGAACCCGCCCCACGAATGGTTATCGTATTACCATCCCCAGGGTTTCTTGCGTTGGTCAAAATATCCACCCCAGGCAATTTTCCAACGATGGCTTGGTCAATATTGGCATTTGAATACTGTTGGATATCCTCCGCGTCAACGCTTGCAACAGCACCTGTAATTCTTTCCTTTGAACTCGTACCATAACCGATTACTACTACATCATCCAACACATTGCTGGCCTCC from Flagellimonas oceani encodes the following:
- a CDS encoding RagB/SusD family nutrient uptake outer membrane protein yields the protein MIIKRTFIVISALLLCIACESELDQFPETGILADNYYTDQDNVESTVNATYNELQALYDYYMILWGEIPTDNAYIQAPNSNGGARSLEDFSWTSTDGFVGSIWENCYEGILYANTVLDVIDEVVYDSESLKSVRIGEMKFIRAFLYDILTTIYGDVPLVLTIDDPTNAFDDTRTPVAEIYDQIERDLLDAIELLPKNNSTGRADQYAARAILAKHYMKRQLFGQAEDQLEIIVNSNKYGLAPIEGLFGVENEGNDEDVFSIQYASNLDGMSEGSRFYYLFTQPDNQGGMGAMAMESSLYDLYETDDLRRNFINVSNNVYYIDKWTPSPNSNNSDGGDNHYVVRYADVLLLYAECLNENDKTPLAKTYLDLVRNRANLGETTATDKASMRDAIALERRLELVGEGHRWGDLLRTGKAIETMNSFFQDQGRNITVDPFRLLAPLPQAEVDITEMEQNPGY
- a CDS encoding SusC/RagA family TonB-linked outer membrane protein, which gives rise to MKKFKLLIFIFLIGATTTMWAQQTISGTVSDSEGVPLPGASIIEKGTANGAVSDFNGRYTITTLSNAPTLVASYLGFETMERKVGPTTQTIDFVMKEASNVLDDVVVIGYGTSSKERITGAVASVDAEDIQQYSNANIDQAIVGKLPGVDILTNARNPGDGNTITIRGAGSITRDANPLVVVDGFPLAEGSSLNVLNPNDIESIDVIKDAASSAIYGSRAANGLIMITTKKGRSKKTTVEIRSVMGIQERTGSYDLLNAYDAAVFFKDARNNAYVKNHANVSINDTEEERIANGANVRELILDYTVPYLNNEQGLTDFDWEDAVYRAGVVQNYHVGVSGANENTDYSVSLGYTDEEGIVITADQQRYTANIKVNTRLGKHFKYGVNVNGYYAERGLTGGSNQYRYPIDPAGRAMVYMYPFFSAYDDTDPTGYNIEAQIRANRPYNANMQENPVAMAELSKYQRREFRTFGNTYLSYEPIKNLELKTSLGFLYHSSFTDQYAPMLTGAYRELISERDSQQGSESRSDQGDILIENTANYTFETGKHSFNALLGQSFQKSTYTSLSVDGYDFPNDIIENIDGSTVQTAGASRSRWAQLSYFGRLMYNYDNTYFLSGSIRTDGSSRFGKDNRYGTFGSFSAGWVLSNESFFPENDILTYAKLRYSWGETGNNQIGNYAQYASISTGRDYPYDSTLYPGAAPSSAPSYNLGWETNTSNNFGADFTFFNKVRLGVDYYIADITDLLLDRPVPKHTGFNTSLQNIGEMRNKGWEFNLSASDFRFGDLSLGLNANLATNNNEILSLGGAEELYEGSNQRFITRVGESLANLYGYKIIGILKSEEEVQEYTSRKNTTLSAEVGDYIFQDTDGNDVIDANDRVLLGDYNAEVTYGFGINLAYKGFDFNMNFNGTMGRVAFDEMTSRYLEYGEAFTNTNYYYFNNYWDATRNPDGFLAPPDAYGNTATRKASRNPTNYNVLDADYLRLRSVQLGYNLPKTILEQLHLQSLRVYVSANNLYTWTDYRGMNPDGGNTGNPLNRGHIQGTTGVPRLISAGINLSFQ